One Oscillospiraceae bacterium DNA window includes the following coding sequences:
- a CDS encoding N-acetyl-gamma-glutamyl-phosphate reductase translates to MIRAGILGVTGYAGIELLRLLLNHPEVEVTTLVSGSTAGEKISTIYPHLKGICDIVLEELNVEEIAKKCDVVFTSLPHGASDMVIGNLYNAGLRVIDLSGDYRYDDVKVYEEWYKTTHKNPELLKESVYGLCELYREKIKKARLIGNPGCYTTTSILGAAPLIRGGFVSHENIIVDAKSGVTGAGRGIHLDYHFCECTENMKAYKIATHRHTSEIEQEYSKLAGQDVMISFTPHLVPMKRGIYATIYMNMTDDYTEEQLLDVYRKFYENCPFVRIYDAGKIPESNHVAGSNYIDIGLTVDKRLRRVVVISTTDNLNKGAAGQAVQNMNLMFDLPETTGLASPGFYL, encoded by the coding sequence ATGATTAGAGCCGGTATTTTAGGCGTAACAGGATATGCAGGAATTGAATTATTAAGATTACTGTTAAATCATCCCGAAGTGGAAGTGACCACTTTGGTTTCCGGCAGTACTGCAGGGGAAAAGATTTCCACCATCTACCCCCATTTAAAAGGAATTTGTGATATCGTGTTGGAAGAACTCAATGTGGAAGAAATTGCAAAAAAATGTGATGTGGTGTTTACCTCTCTGCCGCACGGTGCTTCCGATATGGTCATCGGCAATTTATATAATGCAGGTCTTCGTGTGATCGATTTAAGCGGTGACTACCGTTACGATGACGTGAAAGTGTATGAAGAATGGTATAAAACCACTCATAAAAATCCCGAACTGTTAAAAGAATCGGTGTACGGTTTATGTGAACTGTACCGTGAAAAAATAAAAAAAGCTCGTTTAATCGGAAACCCCGGTTGCTACACTACCACCTCTATTTTAGGTGCAGCACCCCTTATCAGAGGCGGATTTGTTTCCCATGAAAATATTATTGTAGATGCGAAATCAGGGGTAACCGGTGCAGGCAGAGGAATCCATCTGGATTACCATTTCTGTGAGTGTACCGAAAATATGAAAGCCTATAAAATCGCAACCCACCGCCACACCTCTGAAATTGAGCAGGAATATTCCAAACTGGCAGGTCAGGACGTGATGATCAGTTTCACTCCTCACTTAGTACCCATGAAACGCGGGATCTATGCCACCATTTACATGAATATGACCGATGATTACACCGAAGAACAGCTTTTGGATGTTTACCGTAAGTTTTACGAAAACTGTCCCTTCGTTCGAATTTACGATGCAGGCAAAATTCCCGAATCTAATCACGTAGCAGGGTCTAACTATATTGATATTGGTCTGACCGTGGATAAACGTTTGCGCCGTGTGGTTGTGATTTCCACCACCGATAATTTAAACAAAGGCGCTGCAGGTCAGGCAGTGCAGAATATGAACCTGATGTTTGATTTACCCGAAACCACCGGGCTGGCAAGTCCCGGATTCTACTTATAA